One Brassica oleracea var. oleracea cultivar TO1000 chromosome C7, BOL, whole genome shotgun sequence genomic window carries:
- the LOC106306168 gene encoding serine/arginine-rich splicing factor 4 isoform X1, producing MASNAGKPFWMKHAEDAKIKDDGEKDAAAKAAFDATFKGSDQQTPLIEPAPSSTAPESSPESDSDSDDESDYLSRKPIGPVDPSKSTASGAGIGGGTACAPSTFIVVTKDSDGRKVPNGGALIRVKVSPGVGVGGTDQEGVVKNVGDGSYSVTYVVPKRGNYMVSVECNGVAIMGSPFPVFFSQGSSSTGLIGSAPASYSNLINQTMPNMPNYTGSVSGAFPGMLGMVPGISLGPSGGAILPGVGASLGEVCREYLNGRCANTMCKLNHPPQNLLMTAIAATTSMGNLSQVPMAPSAAAMAAAQAIVAAQTLQAHASQMQAQSRSNKGSLVSDLGSPEKEVTGEALKKFLQVSNLSPLLTTEQLKQLFSFCGTVVNCTITDSKDLAYIEYGKTKEATAALALNNMEVCGRPLNVEIAKSLPRKPSSDNSSSSSLPMMMQQAVAMQQMQFQQAILMQQAMATQQAANRAATMKSATELAAARAAEISRKLNPDGVVNDEKEDDKKPRSPSNSPARSRSKSKSPISYRRRRRSPTYSPPFRRPRSHRSRSPFRYHRRSTYEERRRSYRDSRDISESRRYGRSDEHHSSRSRRSRSVSPKKRKSKQDDSELSRHRRDSSSRGDKKSSRARSRSPRRDKETNSTPRDDEETKHKRRARSRSRSVEDSADKKDEARAEELKHHKNRSRSREDRKRTRASSRSSDDTERKHRGRSRSRSLEINNGSHEEVDGAEENDGNMKEERRGRSRSRSLETNHRFSRRNEVDEDKKTGSRRRRSRSKSAEGKRSHHSKETQSRDRKSKRRSGRRSRSVSSEGRHRRERRSSPDEKKSSRHKGHSRSRSRSREKRNSRDKRSKRHERLRSASPGDDKGRGDRSSPVSSE from the exons ATGGCTTCTAACGCCGGTAAGCCCTTCTGGATGAAACACGCCGAAGACGCCAAAATCAAAGACGACGGAGAGAAAGACGCCGCCGCAAAAGCAGCTTTCGACGCCACTTTCAAAGGCTCCGACCAACAAACGCCGTTGATTGAACCTGCTCCATCTTCCACGGCACCGGAATCTTCACCAGAATCCGATAGCGATTCCGACGACGAATCTGATTACCTATCGAGAAAACCAATCGGTCCTGTGGATCCGAGTAAGTCCACGGCTTCCGGAGCTGGCATCGGTGGAGGAACGGCCTGTGCTCCGTCAACGTTTATAGTAGTAACGAAGGACTCTGATGGAAGAAAAGTTCCTAATGGTGGGGCTTTGATTAGGGTTAAAGTGTCTCCTGGTGTTGGTGTTGGTGGTACTGATCAAGAAGGTGTGGTGAAAAATGTTGGAGATGGGAGTTATTCTGTTACCTACGTTGTGCCTAAGAGAGGTAACTATATGGTGAGCGTTGAGTGCAATGGGGTTGCTATCATGGGAAGTCCTTTCCCTGTCTTCTTTAGCCAAG GGTCTTCTTCTACCGGACTGATTGGTTCTGCTCCAGCTTCATACTCAAACCTTATCAATCAGACAATGCCAAACATGCCGAACTACACTGGTTCTGTTTCGGGTGCTTTCCCAGGGATGTTAGGGATGGTTCCTGGCATTTCCCTTGGTCCTTCAGGTGGTGCTATACTGCCTGGGGTTGGAGCTTCTCTTGGGGAAGTGTGCCGGGAATATCTTAACGGTAGATGTGCAAACACTATGTGCAAGTTGAATCACCCTCCACAGAATTTGCTCATGACTGCTATAGCTGCAACAACAAGCATGGGTAATCTAAGTCAGGTACCTATGGCTCCTTCGGCTGCAGCAATGGCTGCTGCTCAGGCTATTGTCGCTGCACAAACCCTTCAAGCCCACGCTTCTCAGATGCAAGCACAGTCTCGATCAAACAAAGGCTCTTTAG TTTCTGATTTAGGTTCCCCGGAAAAGGAAGTAACGGGGGAAGCATTGAAGAAATTTCTCCAAGTTAGCAATCTGAGTCCTCTGCTTACAACTGAACAGCTTAAGCAGCTGTTTAGCTTCTGTGGCACAGTGGTTAACTGTACTATAACTGATTCGAAGGATCTTGCTTATATAGAATACGGAAAGACCAAAGAAGCAACCGCTGCTTTGGCATTAAATAATATGGAAGTCTGTGGTAGGCCTTTGAATGTTGAGATTGCGAAATCGCTTCCTCGAAAACCATCTTCCGATAACTCTTCTTCGTCCTCATTACCAATGATGATGCAACAGGCCGTCGCGATGCAGCAGATGCAGTTCCAACAGGCTATACTGATGCAACAAGCCATGGCTACTCAGCAGGCTGCGAATAGGGCTGCCACCATGAAGTCTGCCACCGAGCTTGCAGCAGCTAGAGCTGCAGAGATAAGCAGGAAACTGAATCCTGATGGAGTTGTAAATGACGAGAAAGAAGACGACAAGAAACCTAG GTCACCATCTAACTCTCCAGCCAGATCTAGATCGAAGTCAAAATCACCAATTAGTTACAGGCGAAGGCGGAGATCTCCGACTTATTCACCACCCTTTCGTCGCCCACGAAGTCATAGGTCAAGATCACCGTTTAGATATCATCGGCGATCAACCTATGAGGAGAGAAGGCGGTCATATAGAGATTCGAGGGATATTTCGGAAAGTAGGAGATACGGTAGATCAGATGAGCACCATTCATCTAGGTCAAGGAGAAGTAGGAGTGTAAGCCCCAAGAAGAGAAAATCCAAGCAGGATGATTCAGAGCTGTCAAGACATCGACGGGATAGCTCATCTCGCGGGGATAAGAAATCATCTCGCGCTCGTTCACGATCGCCTAGGCGAGATAAGGAAACTAACTCAACACCAAGAGATGATGAAGAAACAAAACACAAACGTAGAGCTCGTTCAAGATCTAGATCAGTGGAAGATTCTGCAGATAAGAAGGATGAAGCTAGAGCTGAGGAACTGAAACATCACAAAAACCGGTCAAGATCTCGTGAAGATCGGAAAAGAACCAGAGCCTCATCCAGAAGTTCTGATGATACTGAACGGAAACACAGGGGGAGGTCCAGGTCTAGATCATTGGAAATCAACAATGGCTCTCATGAGGAAGTTGATGGTGCTGAAGAGAATGACGGCAATATGAAGGAGGAGAGGAGGGGAAGGTCTAGGTCTAGATCATTGGAAACTAACCACAGATTTTCTAGAAGAAATGAGGTGGATGAAGATAAAAAGACAGGATCACGTAGAAGGAGGTCCAGGTCAAAATCAGCGGAGGGTAAGCGTAGTCATCATAGCAAGGAGACTCAGAGCAGGGACAGAAAGTCTAAGCGACGCAGTGGAAGGCGGTCGAGGTCGGTGTCTTCTGAGGGTAGGCATAGGAGAGAGAGAAGGTCATCCCCTGATGAAAAGAAATCATCAAGACATAAGGGACACTCAAGGTCGAGATCAAGATCGAGAGAGAAGAGGAATTCAAGAGATAAAAGATCAAAACGTCATGAAAGATTGCGGTCAGCTTCTCCTGGTGACGACAAAGGAAGAGGTGATAGATCCTCTCCTGTTAGTTCTGAATGA
- the LOC106306168 gene encoding serine/arginine-rich splicing factor 4 isoform X2, whose product MASNAGKPFWMKHAEDAKIKDDGEKDAAAKAAFDATFKGSDQQTPLIEPAPSSTAPESSPESDSDSDDESDYLSRKPIGPVDPSKSTASGAGIGGGTACAPSTFIVVTKDSDGRKVPNGGALIRVKVSPGVGVGGTDQEGVVKNVGDGSYSVTYVVPKRGNYMVSVECNGVAIMGSPFPVFFSQGSSSTGLIGSAPASYSNLINQTMPNMPNYTGSVSGAFPGMLGMVPGISLGPSGGAILPGVGASLGEVCREYLNGRCANTMCKLNHPPQNLLMTAIAATTSMGNLSQVPMAPSAAAMAAAQAIVAAQTLQAHASQMQAQSRSNKGSLGSPEKEVTGEALKKFLQVSNLSPLLTTEQLKQLFSFCGTVVNCTITDSKDLAYIEYGKTKEATAALALNNMEVCGRPLNVEIAKSLPRKPSSDNSSSSSLPMMMQQAVAMQQMQFQQAILMQQAMATQQAANRAATMKSATELAAARAAEISRKLNPDGVVNDEKEDDKKPRSPSNSPARSRSKSKSPISYRRRRRSPTYSPPFRRPRSHRSRSPFRYHRRSTYEERRRSYRDSRDISESRRYGRSDEHHSSRSRRSRSVSPKKRKSKQDDSELSRHRRDSSSRGDKKSSRARSRSPRRDKETNSTPRDDEETKHKRRARSRSRSVEDSADKKDEARAEELKHHKNRSRSREDRKRTRASSRSSDDTERKHRGRSRSRSLEINNGSHEEVDGAEENDGNMKEERRGRSRSRSLETNHRFSRRNEVDEDKKTGSRRRRSRSKSAEGKRSHHSKETQSRDRKSKRRSGRRSRSVSSEGRHRRERRSSPDEKKSSRHKGHSRSRSRSREKRNSRDKRSKRHERLRSASPGDDKGRGDRSSPVSSE is encoded by the exons ATGGCTTCTAACGCCGGTAAGCCCTTCTGGATGAAACACGCCGAAGACGCCAAAATCAAAGACGACGGAGAGAAAGACGCCGCCGCAAAAGCAGCTTTCGACGCCACTTTCAAAGGCTCCGACCAACAAACGCCGTTGATTGAACCTGCTCCATCTTCCACGGCACCGGAATCTTCACCAGAATCCGATAGCGATTCCGACGACGAATCTGATTACCTATCGAGAAAACCAATCGGTCCTGTGGATCCGAGTAAGTCCACGGCTTCCGGAGCTGGCATCGGTGGAGGAACGGCCTGTGCTCCGTCAACGTTTATAGTAGTAACGAAGGACTCTGATGGAAGAAAAGTTCCTAATGGTGGGGCTTTGATTAGGGTTAAAGTGTCTCCTGGTGTTGGTGTTGGTGGTACTGATCAAGAAGGTGTGGTGAAAAATGTTGGAGATGGGAGTTATTCTGTTACCTACGTTGTGCCTAAGAGAGGTAACTATATGGTGAGCGTTGAGTGCAATGGGGTTGCTATCATGGGAAGTCCTTTCCCTGTCTTCTTTAGCCAAG GGTCTTCTTCTACCGGACTGATTGGTTCTGCTCCAGCTTCATACTCAAACCTTATCAATCAGACAATGCCAAACATGCCGAACTACACTGGTTCTGTTTCGGGTGCTTTCCCAGGGATGTTAGGGATGGTTCCTGGCATTTCCCTTGGTCCTTCAGGTGGTGCTATACTGCCTGGGGTTGGAGCTTCTCTTGGGGAAGTGTGCCGGGAATATCTTAACGGTAGATGTGCAAACACTATGTGCAAGTTGAATCACCCTCCACAGAATTTGCTCATGACTGCTATAGCTGCAACAACAAGCATGGGTAATCTAAGTCAGGTACCTATGGCTCCTTCGGCTGCAGCAATGGCTGCTGCTCAGGCTATTGTCGCTGCACAAACCCTTCAAGCCCACGCTTCTCAGATGCAAGCACAGTCTCGATCAAACAAAGGCTCTTTAG GTTCCCCGGAAAAGGAAGTAACGGGGGAAGCATTGAAGAAATTTCTCCAAGTTAGCAATCTGAGTCCTCTGCTTACAACTGAACAGCTTAAGCAGCTGTTTAGCTTCTGTGGCACAGTGGTTAACTGTACTATAACTGATTCGAAGGATCTTGCTTATATAGAATACGGAAAGACCAAAGAAGCAACCGCTGCTTTGGCATTAAATAATATGGAAGTCTGTGGTAGGCCTTTGAATGTTGAGATTGCGAAATCGCTTCCTCGAAAACCATCTTCCGATAACTCTTCTTCGTCCTCATTACCAATGATGATGCAACAGGCCGTCGCGATGCAGCAGATGCAGTTCCAACAGGCTATACTGATGCAACAAGCCATGGCTACTCAGCAGGCTGCGAATAGGGCTGCCACCATGAAGTCTGCCACCGAGCTTGCAGCAGCTAGAGCTGCAGAGATAAGCAGGAAACTGAATCCTGATGGAGTTGTAAATGACGAGAAAGAAGACGACAAGAAACCTAG GTCACCATCTAACTCTCCAGCCAGATCTAGATCGAAGTCAAAATCACCAATTAGTTACAGGCGAAGGCGGAGATCTCCGACTTATTCACCACCCTTTCGTCGCCCACGAAGTCATAGGTCAAGATCACCGTTTAGATATCATCGGCGATCAACCTATGAGGAGAGAAGGCGGTCATATAGAGATTCGAGGGATATTTCGGAAAGTAGGAGATACGGTAGATCAGATGAGCACCATTCATCTAGGTCAAGGAGAAGTAGGAGTGTAAGCCCCAAGAAGAGAAAATCCAAGCAGGATGATTCAGAGCTGTCAAGACATCGACGGGATAGCTCATCTCGCGGGGATAAGAAATCATCTCGCGCTCGTTCACGATCGCCTAGGCGAGATAAGGAAACTAACTCAACACCAAGAGATGATGAAGAAACAAAACACAAACGTAGAGCTCGTTCAAGATCTAGATCAGTGGAAGATTCTGCAGATAAGAAGGATGAAGCTAGAGCTGAGGAACTGAAACATCACAAAAACCGGTCAAGATCTCGTGAAGATCGGAAAAGAACCAGAGCCTCATCCAGAAGTTCTGATGATACTGAACGGAAACACAGGGGGAGGTCCAGGTCTAGATCATTGGAAATCAACAATGGCTCTCATGAGGAAGTTGATGGTGCTGAAGAGAATGACGGCAATATGAAGGAGGAGAGGAGGGGAAGGTCTAGGTCTAGATCATTGGAAACTAACCACAGATTTTCTAGAAGAAATGAGGTGGATGAAGATAAAAAGACAGGATCACGTAGAAGGAGGTCCAGGTCAAAATCAGCGGAGGGTAAGCGTAGTCATCATAGCAAGGAGACTCAGAGCAGGGACAGAAAGTCTAAGCGACGCAGTGGAAGGCGGTCGAGGTCGGTGTCTTCTGAGGGTAGGCATAGGAGAGAGAGAAGGTCATCCCCTGATGAAAAGAAATCATCAAGACATAAGGGACACTCAAGGTCGAGATCAAGATCGAGAGAGAAGAGGAATTCAAGAGATAAAAGATCAAAACGTCATGAAAGATTGCGGTCAGCTTCTCCTGGTGACGACAAAGGAAGAGGTGATAGATCCTCTCCTGTTAGTTCTGAATGA